The following nucleotide sequence is from Odocoileus virginianus isolate 20LAN1187 ecotype Illinois chromosome 18, Ovbor_1.2, whole genome shotgun sequence.
ggttttacatataggtctgtgatccattttgagttaatttttgtaaagctGTGAGGcttgggttgattttttttttttttctgcatgtagATGTCCATGTTCTAGCACTATTTCTTTAAAGACTATCCCTTTTCTATTGAATTGCCTTTGCACCTGTGTCAGAAATCAGTTGGTTGCATTTGTCTAAGTCTGTTTTTTAGACTTTCTCatctattccatttatttatatgtctGTTCTTTTTTCAGTACCACACTGgtatgatttttgtgttttttggctAGTCTTGAAATCAGGTGATGTGAACCTTccaattttcttcatttcctatcacttttaaaaaatgggataaATTTGACATGCAATGTGGTATAAATTTAACATATACATCATGTTACTTCTTATATTAATGTACTGTGATATGGTTGCCATTgtaatatttattacattatatGCTTACAATACCATATTATTGTCTATGTTCAGTGAACATATATGACATctaatcagatggtaaagaatctgcctgcaatgtggagatctgggtttgatccctgagtcaggaagatctcctggagaaatgACTGgctacttgcctggagaattccacgaacagaggagcctggccggctgcacagagttggacatgaatgagtgacagCACACAGCATGATCCTATTACTTTTTCCTTAGTTGTTtctggtttattttctgtaggtcttttccttctcttgtgtttcctgcctagagaagttcctttagcatttgttataaagctggtttggtagtgctgaattctcttaatctTTACtggtctggaaagcttttgatttctccatcaaatctgaaggagagtcttgctggttagagtattcttggttgtaggtttttccctttcatcactttaaatatattatgccattccattctggcttgtagagtttctgttgagaaatcagctggtaGTCTGATGGCAGTTCTCTTgtacattgttgttttttttacatgtttgatttctttagattccgcatataagtgatGTCGTTCTCTTGTCTATCTTATCTTGCTTAACATAGTATattcaagattcattcatgttgtcaccAATGGCAGGATATATTCATTTCTCATGGGTGAAGAATATTACCTTCTGTGTGTAAGTCTTTTttacccattcatttgttgatgggctTTTtgattgtttccatattttggctattgtgaatagtgctacacTAAACACGGGAGTGCATGTATCTCACtgagttactgttttcatttccttgggtATATTCTGAGAAGCAGAATTCCTGGATGGTAGGTctagttttaatttcttgaggtACCTTCATATTGTTTTCCCTAGTGgttgcactaatttacattctttCCAGCAGTGTTTAAGGGTTTCTTTTCTGCCACGCCCTCACTGTCACCTGCTGTCTCTTGATAGCCATcttaacaggtatgaggtgatattttgttgtggtttttacttgtatttccctgatgaatagtgatattgagcatcttctcatgtgtctgTTGACCATTTTGATGTcctatttggaaaaatgtctatttagttcttctggccatttaaaaatatttttttaggttattaaattgtattaattctttatgtattttgaatattaacccctcaTCTGATATATGATTTGGaaaattttcttccagtctgttggcatttatctcattttgttaattgtttatttTGCAGTGCAGGAGCTTTtgagtttgatatagtcccatttgttgatttttatttgtattgcttgtgcttttgatgtcatatccaaaaaatcattcCCAAGACAAATATCTTTGGGCTTCATCTCTATGTTTTCttcaggagttttatggtattaggtcttatgtttaagacttagatctattttgagttaatttttgtgagtggtatgAGAAAAGGGTCTAGTTTCATTATTCTGTACACGTTTCTCcaatttttccagcaccatttgctgaATAGACTGTCCTTTCCTCATTAGTTTTATTGGTTCCTTTGTTGAATAGTAGTTGACCATATAGGGTGGGATTTGATTCTGGACTATCTATTCTGTACCATTGGTCTAGATGTCTGTTTTAGTGCCAATGCCATATTGTTTTTATCACTATGGCTTGCTGATGCAATGATCTTACCTGTAGGAAATCCCAAAGAGAATCAAAAACTATTGTAATTAAGTAATTACATGTAATTGATATAATTAATTGTAGTTGATGATTTTAGTAAAGTGGCAGGTTACAAAATCAACTTATATTAACCTGTGACATTCCTTTACACTAATGAAGAAGGCTTGGAAAAATAAAACGATCCCATTCACAGTAGcatcagaaacaataaaatatttaggaataaattaactggaaaagtaaaatatctggacaataaaaatgacaagaaagaaacagaggatACAAACAAAGAGAGATATCCCTTGTTCGtggatcagaagaattaatattgttaaaatgacagtACTACCCAAAATGATCTACAGGTTCAGTTCAATCGCCATCAAAAtaccaaaggggaagaaaaaaaaaaacaaaggaattcttcatagaaataagagaaatgagCCTAAAATGTGTGTGAAACCACAAAAAGACCCCTAACagtcaaagcaatcctgagagaaaagaacaaaattcttgatttcaaactatcCTATCAGTGTTTTGAACTCACTTCCTTTATAAATCTGCAGGAAGGCATAGCAATTCATTTTCTCAAGTAAAGGAATCAGCATCACAAATGCTAATGTTTTAGGAGCAGCTCTCACTGAAGACTTTTTTCCTGAAGAATGTATAacatgtggctttgatccctgaatATGCAAATTGAAagtgtcattttcattatttctgaatgtacattaatattatatattggCATTTATCTGTATTATTTATGTACAGTATttgaattttcataaaatataattgGATACACAGCAGCATTTAATTTGGGTTTATATTTGGTAACTAATATTATATTGCATATTACAGTATCTGTAAATTTCATTTTGGGGTGTTTTCCTGTGATTAATtccatatctctgcttttttccccaagttGCAATACagataaagatattttcattgtatattaTTTAAACTTCAAAAATTATGTTAATAAGGACACGAGAGGGAAAAATCCACAGTTTTGCATAGGATTATGGGTTGTAGAGAATGTTGTGTGTCAGGAGAACCTAGCCATTAATAGATACCATCTGCTAGAAAATAAATGACTTATCCATAGAGTCTCTTTTTAGTGTTTGGTTATTGTAAAGAAGTGGTTAGTAAAAGGtagttaaataaaaaacaatttttggaTATGAATagcttttattagaaaaaatgcGGATTAATTTGTAAGACATTTGGACGTTTAAGCTTTAAAGCAGATAGTGGGAATGCTATTAGGTAATGAAATTAGAGTAGGAAGATTGTTTTTTAGCATGTGTTTgcatacgtgctaagttgcttccacctgcaatgtgaaggacttgggttcgatccctggattgggaagatcccctggagaagggaatggctgcccactccagtattcttgcctggagaattccatggagaattccatggcgggctacagtccatatggtcacaaagagtcagacaagactgagtgactttcactttcttaagttgcttcagtcgtgtccgactctgcgaccttatggactgtagcccactaggctcctctgtccgtggaattttccaggctagaatactagagtgggttgctgtgcccttcctgacccaggggttgaacctgtgtctcttatgtctcctgcgttagcaaGAGGGTtcttagtgccacctgggaagccctcgcaTGTTTTTAGCATTAGTTAAAATGTGCTAGCTACATGGTTGGGTAATTTGTGATTTAAATAACTTTGGAGCCATCATATAAATATATCTCAAACATCTTTGCCTACTGAAGCATCAGGACTGAGTGCCATGGTACATTGCCTTACTGACTttgcttttgtaattttattatttatattcttgtttcttttctatcTGAAAAGATGAAATTACTGGAACAAGAACTTTCTCTCTAAAACTAAAGATTTTTCACTGTCAGTTCTAAGTATGGTTAACCCttgatatgtttattttaaacactTCTAGTTTATGTGACAGTTTAGTGAagtccccttctccagaggatcttcccaacccagggatggaacccaggtcttccgcattgccagtggattctttaccagctgagccacaagggaaatccaagagtactggagtgggtagcctattccttctccagtggatcttcctgacccaggaattgaaccagggtcttctgcattgcaggctgattctttaccaactgagctatcagggaaacccttagTAAAGTCAAGTGAGTTTAAATTGaagaacaaaaatcaaagaaattcatGTTCATCATAATATATTGCAGTTTATTTCTCTTCCATCACATTATTAAGAATATATTTGGCTAGAAATAAGTTAGTCATAAACGTGTTGTTAgatgttaaatttttttacttttaaattgaaTTCCAAAAATATTCAGAGATAAAAGTGCAGCTTGTTTATATTGTTGATGATGATAGGGAGACATTATTCACAAGGAGTTAGACACAGTTCGGTACACACTATGTTATGATTGGGCACATCTAATGAAATACACGAAAGTTCTCTGACtacttttcaaataattgttttagaagtttttttctattaataataatgCTATCAACTGAATTTTTATAATGCTTGATCCAGTTTCTAACTCTTTTTTCATACCTTTGCTTGCTTCTTCTTACATGATCCTCATAATAAACATGTAAGATAAGTTGCTTaaatatcatttctattttacaaatgtgaaaagTAAGATTCAGAGAATTGCTCATTTGTGTAGTGAGGAAGTTGTAGGGTCAGAATTAGAATGGAAATAGACATGACATGTGTAGCACCTTGCTTGGCATTTAGAAACTACAAAGTAAACGTTATGTGCTGTttgaattggagaaggcaatggcaccccactccagtgttcttgcctggaagatcccatggacaaaggagtctggtaggcggcagtccatggggtcgctaagagtcggacacgactgagcgacttcactttcacttttcactttcatgccctggagaaggaaatggcaacccactccagtgttcttgcctggagaatcccagggacaggggagcctggtgggctgccgtctatggggtcacacagagtcggactcaaatgaagcgacttagtggcagcagcagcagcagcagcagctgtttgAATATATTATCATCATCCGTATCAGTGAGTCTTTTTTTGCATCATGCTAAACACTTTGTTTTAGGAACATGCTATTTTCGTGTATGAAGTAATAGCTGAAAACAAGTCTAGTGACAACTCAGTTTCATATTTCCTGAACTCACTTTTCCAAGTGAATCTTGTTTATTTAGTAATTAAACATGATAATGTATGAAAAAGCTAACCAGTGCCACAGTGTTAATCAAAGATGATAGTTCTCGGTTTCATTTTTCTCAGACTTCTTTTTTCTGAGAGGCTGAAATTTTAGCATACTGTGTTGCAAAATTACTACCATAGGTAAGAATAGCAAAATAACTTTACATAatgtaattattaattaaataaatgttatacaTAAGATTTATGTAACATTTTCATGCTGTGATCCTAACAGAGGTGTAATACTTATTTTGTCAAAAAGTGTCAAATTTAGTTGGAGAGGCACTGTAGAAAcatgtgaaaaattaaataatagaagGTTTATCATGAGGTTGTATGTAAttatttgccaaaagaatgcTATCAACTCAGAAGGGAAGGTGGTCAAAGTTTGAAGACTTCATAGAGAAGTCTAGAACCACCTGGGCCTTCAGGATCTGAAAGTCCGTAAGGAAGGGAGACATGAGACAGATCTGATCTTAGAGATCATGCTCACTTTCTAGCAGTCTGAGGTAACATCTTTTAACAGTGACTAAATCAAGCATCTTGCCTGTACTGACAGTTTATTTTCAGTCAAATGGTGAAGAGAACTCTTTTCTTTTGAGGGCTTGACTTATCTCTTTggatagttttataattttataaatttataattttatagttttataatttgtattGCCTTAGAAACTAGAGAGTACACACAGGCATGTACTGTTTTTGACACCTATTATTTTTGACATGCTAAACttccaaatgaaattaaaagatgcttgctccttggaagaaaagctatgaccaacctagacagcatattaaaaggcagagacattactttgccaacaaaggtctgtctagtcaaagctgtggtttttccagtagtcatgtatggatgtgaaatgctggatgatttcactataaagaaagctgagcaccgaagaattgatgcttttgaactgtggtgttggtgaatactcttgagagtctcttggactgcaaggagaccaaccaATCCACCCTAAAgtagatcaatcctgaatattcattggaaggactgatgctaaagctgaaactccaatactttgggcacctgatgcaaagaattgactcatttgaaaagactctgatgctgggaaagattgaaggcaggaggagaaggggaggacggaggataagatggttggatggcatcactgactcaatggacatgagcctgagtaaactccaggtgttggtgatggacagggaggcctggcgtgctgcagtccatggggtcgcaaagagtcagacaggactgagagatcgaactgaactgaactgaaacttccaaaatgaaaatagtgTTTTTAAGGTAAGTAAATAACTATTATGGTATTTCAGTATATATATGGAAGACCAGATAATGAAATTTCTGGGTTGTGTGGTAACtttgtatttaactttttgaagaactgccagacTTTTTCAAAAGTCTGTGCACACCATCTCAACATTTCCACTGACAAGGTATTGAAGACTCCAGTTTCTCCACaaaatgtgctttattttttaacagagaaACATTTACATTGTAGGAAAAACAGGCAgatttgtgtttattattttaagatactGCCATTGTATAAAAAAATaggtaacataaaaataaaaccttttattattattaaaaaattaaaatttatttatttattattttttttgtatccAAAACGTGTTTATTGGGATGGTTTCCCGTTCATCTTGATACAGGGTGCTTTTAGTGCTGCTTCCGTCTGGAAGAGCATCCTTCTGTAAGCCTTGCTTTTCCTCCTGCAGGCTGGCAGAGGACAGTAGAACAGCCAGCACACAAAACTGCTGTCTGTGCATGGCTAAAGACGGTGGTGATTTTACAGCATCCTGGGCATTTTGCATCCGTGAAATAGGAATTGGGGCTCTGCACCAGGAGCTTCTTCTtgtgtttcctcttctcctcttttgGAGAGGGACGAAGAAGATCCTTTGTGAGAGCCATGTTCTCGTGAGGAGGTCGTCACTGTGggaaagggtatttttttttttaaggaagtcaCTACATTTTAGTTCTTGATGTTATGGATTTAAGAACATATTGGTCGCAACATGTAACTTCTCACATGGATTAGACATCAAGAGACCAGTTTATGTATATAAACTTAAACActgaaaatgaatacatttgctATTATGGAACTTACAACAAATACAAACTTGTTAACAACTTTCCAGAAGGCACAAAAGACAGTATTAATAAAGAGTGGTCTTTTGcatcattttcaaaaattcttccttgtttatttctccatcacCATCATGATCAGCCTCATCAAGCATTTCCTGAAGTTCATCATCTGTTAAATTTTCCCCTAGCTCCTTAGCAACCCTCTTGATATTGTTCAGTGATATACTTCctgtatcatcatcatcaaataatttgaaagccttcagtatttcttctttttcatccttttcactCATTTTTACACTCATTATGgcaaaaaattcttcaaaactaATGGTGCCAATTCCTTCTTTGTCAGTTTCAGctatcatctttttaatttcttctttctttggctcAAATCCTAAGGCCCGCATTGCAATCATGTCTCCAACCGGCGCCCCTGGCCGGGACCTCCCAGCTTTACCTGCCAGCCGAGATACCCAACAGTAGCTCACCGCCCGAGGGaaagggtatttttaaaaaaatatttatttatttggctgtgccaggtcttagttgctgcatgtgggatctagttccctgaccagggatcgaacccgggcccctgcattgggagcgtggagtcacagccaggggaccaccagggaagtcccagaataaaaccttttaaaatgaagTCCTTTGATGTCTGTTTGTCACTGATTGTGCAGTTTGCAATTTGTCTTTTTGCCAACATAAAGAATGAGAACTCAGTAAGcgaaagtgataaaaaaaaaaaaagttttactccACAGGGAAGTGTCTGATTGCTGGCCCAGGGTCTCAAAGTTCATGGGTTGCTGAAAGCCAATAAGATGTCCCTTAAAGCTTCTGTATTTCAGGAAGTAAGTGCATGATTCATTAAGGGAAGAAGCTGTCCTGTCCCCTTCATTTTCAGTGCACTTTGAATTTATCAGAGTCATGGAAAACTAGTGAAATTAGATAGTATTTTTGGCATGTCAAAAAAATCTGTGTAGAAGATATAAAGTTTATAATAAATTGCAGGttgttaaactttttaaagatattttgaggGGGAATTTgtgaatattatttttgaaattaacacACCACGGAGCAGGTTATCTCAGTACTAGAAATGCTTTTGTTCTATTTGAAGGTGATGTTCCTTATGtttgtttgaaaaatattagCCTTTAATCTTCTTTGGTAAAGAataccaattttcttttttaaggcataTTTGCTCTCATAGTAATTTCCAGCCTTACCCTCAAACAAGCTTTG
It contains:
- the LOC110140973 gene encoding small ribosomal subunit protein eS27-like — translated: MALTKDLLRPSPKEEKRKHKKKLLVQSPNSYFTDAKCPGCCKITTVFSHAQTAVLCAGCSTVLCQPAGGKARLTEGCSSRRKQH